Proteins from one Prevotella sp. E2-28 genomic window:
- a CDS encoding VapE domain-containing protein: MKKNENLNGEAKEASLKELLAAELFLNENYQFRRNVLNGKVEYVIKSKADEVFADSNPAWQPLTQEDLNSIILRAKREDICDGSNPKSDIELFLHSKEVRMYDPIREYLTHLPKWDGQNHVALLFKRLPGLDSEQLNYLAIWLRSAVAHWMQMDTLHGNECVPTLIGAQGCGKTTFLRRLLPQHLRQYYMDHLNLSNKFDKEMALTNNLLVNLDELEAIRPSQQANLKQTLSKSKVNGRPIFGRTQEDKARYASFVATTNNPHPLTDTTGSRRYICLTIPEGMFIDNAGEIDYDQLYAQVMYEIVEQKSPYWFNNDEVARIQERNQEYMEQKDIAEMVNICFRKPNEDEAGNPMNCGQILKLIQNEYPSLKTTHSNKIHIGKALKEMGYDFTERSHVPYYKVIPLKKSA, translated from the coding sequence ATGAAGAAAAACGAAAATTTGAACGGCGAGGCCAAAGAGGCATCGCTGAAGGAGTTGCTCGCTGCTGAGCTGTTCCTGAATGAGAACTATCAATTCCGTCGTAATGTGCTGAACGGAAAGGTGGAGTATGTAATCAAGTCGAAAGCAGACGAAGTCTTTGCTGACAGCAATCCTGCCTGGCAACCTCTGACGCAGGAAGACCTGAACAGTATTATCCTCCGAGCCAAACGTGAGGATATCTGCGATGGTAGCAACCCCAAGTCGGACATTGAGTTGTTCCTACATTCCAAAGAGGTACGCATGTACGACCCTATCCGTGAGTATCTGACACATCTGCCCAAATGGGACGGACAGAACCACGTGGCTCTGCTTTTCAAGCGTCTTCCAGGATTGGATTCAGAGCAGTTGAACTATCTAGCCATCTGGCTACGTTCGGCTGTGGCTCATTGGATGCAAATGGATACCCTTCACGGCAATGAATGTGTGCCTACGCTGATTGGCGCTCAGGGATGTGGGAAAACCACCTTTCTGCGCCGCTTGCTGCCTCAGCATTTGCGCCAGTATTACATGGATCATCTGAACCTGTCGAACAAGTTCGACAAGGAGATGGCTTTGACGAACAACCTGTTGGTGAATCTCGATGAGTTGGAGGCCATCCGTCCCAGTCAGCAGGCCAACCTGAAGCAGACGCTTTCGAAAAGTAAGGTAAACGGACGACCAATCTTTGGACGTACACAGGAGGACAAAGCCCGCTACGCCTCGTTTGTGGCTACGACAAATAATCCTCATCCCCTGACGGATACCACAGGCTCTCGTCGTTACATCTGCCTGACTATTCCTGAGGGAATGTTCATTGATAATGCAGGCGAAATTGACTACGACCAGCTCTATGCGCAGGTGATGTATGAGATTGTTGAGCAGAAGTCTCCGTATTGGTTCAATAATGATGAGGTGGCCCGTATTCAGGAACGCAACCAGGAATACATGGAGCAGAAGGATATTGCAGAGATGGTGAATATCTGTTTCCGCAAGCCGAATGAGGATGAGGCTGGCAATCCCATGAACTGCGGACAGATTCTGAAACTCATTCAGAATGAGTATCCCTCATTGAAGACAACCCACAGCAACAAGATTCATATTGGAAAGGCTTTGAAGGAGATGGGGTATGACTTTACAGAGCGAAGTCATGTGCCTTACTATAAGGTCATTCCTTTGAAGAAGTCTGCATGA